A genomic window from Sceloporus undulatus isolate JIND9_A2432 ecotype Alabama chromosome 9, SceUnd_v1.1, whole genome shotgun sequence includes:
- the SNRNP40 gene encoding U5 small nuclear ribonucleoprotein 40 kDa protein produces the protein MRGHADSVTGLSLSSEGSYLLSNAMDNTVRIWDVRPFAPKERCVKILQGNVHNFEKNLLRCSWSPDGSKIAAGSADRFVYVWDTTSRRILYKLPGHAGSINEVAFHPEEPVVLSASSDKRLYMGEIQ, from the exons ATGCGAGGGCATGCGGATTCTGTCACAGGGCTCAGCCTCAGTTCAGAGGGCTCTTACTTGCTTTCCAATGCAATGGACAATACAG TTCGCATATGGGATGTTCGGCCCTTTGCCCCTAAAGAGAGATGTGTGAAAATACTCCAAGGGAATGTGCATAATTTTGAGAAG aATCTTCTGCGATGCTCCTGGTCACCAGATGGAAGTAAAATCGCTGCAGGATCTGCAGACAG GTTTGTTTATGTGTGGGATACCACTTCCAGAAGAATCCTATACAAGCTTCCAGGCCATGCTGGTTCAATAAACGAAGTCGCTTTTCATCCAGAAGAACCAGTTG TACTTTCTGCATCTAGTGACAAAAGGCTTTATATGGGGGAAATCCAGTGA